Proteins encoded in a region of the Streptomyces sp. NBC_00513 genome:
- a CDS encoding NAD(P)H-binding protein has product MIVITAPTGNIGRSLLSRLLESAPAAGEELRVIVRDPARLPDAVHGRVEVITGSHGDAEVVDRAFEGADAVFWLVPPDASLTPQDAYSRFSGPAAKALAAHGVGHVVGVSALGRGTPLADRAGLVTASLAMDDLIADSGVAYRSLANPSFFENLLEESDSIRDKGVFVDVVDGDRKAPFVACADIAAVAADLLLDRSWTGTDSVPVLGPRDLSPNDVARIMTEQLGRPVRYERQPLDELYTNLVGYGLNEAFVQGIVDMKRAKDQGLDAGVVRTPDTSSPTDFEQWCAQTLKPAVLS; this is encoded by the coding sequence ATGATCGTCATCACTGCTCCCACCGGGAACATCGGCCGTTCCCTGCTCTCCCGGCTGCTGGAATCCGCCCCCGCCGCGGGCGAGGAACTGCGCGTGATCGTGCGTGACCCCGCCCGGCTTCCCGACGCGGTTCACGGACGCGTCGAGGTGATCACCGGCTCGCACGGGGACGCCGAGGTCGTCGACCGGGCCTTCGAGGGTGCGGACGCCGTCTTCTGGCTCGTCCCCCCGGACGCCTCCCTGACCCCGCAGGACGCCTACAGCCGATTCAGCGGGCCCGCCGCGAAGGCGCTCGCCGCCCACGGCGTCGGCCACGTCGTCGGTGTCTCCGCACTCGGCCGCGGCACCCCGCTCGCCGACCGGGCCGGCCTCGTCACCGCTTCCCTCGCCATGGACGACCTCATCGCCGACAGCGGCGTCGCCTACCGGTCCCTGGCCAACCCGTCCTTCTTCGAGAACCTCCTTGAGGAGTCCGACTCGATCCGCGACAAGGGCGTCTTCGTCGACGTCGTCGACGGCGACCGCAAGGCTCCCTTCGTCGCCTGCGCCGACATCGCGGCCGTCGCCGCCGACCTGCTGCTGGACCGCTCGTGGACGGGCACCGACAGCGTCCCGGTCCTCGGCCCGCGGGACCTGTCCCCCAACGACGTGGCCCGCATCATGACCGAACAGCTCGGCCGCCCCGTCCGCTACGAACGGCAGCCGCTCGACGAGCTGTACACCAACCTCGTCGGCTACGGCCTCAACGAGGCTTTCGTCCAGGGCATCGTCGACATGAAGCGAGCCAAGGACCAGGGCCTGGACGCCGGCGTCGTCCGCACCCCCGACACCTCCTCCCCCACCGACTTCGAGCAGTGGTGCGCCCAGACCCTGAAGCCCGCCGTCCTCTCCTGA
- a CDS encoding LysR family transcriptional regulator: protein MLVNSPDLALDANLAIALDALLAENSVTRAAARLHTSPAAMSRTLARLRRTLQDPLLVRAGQAMVPTPRALALREEAAAVVQRLGALLSPDTGIELAALRTTFTLQAADLVGAALVPGLLRLAEQEAPGVSFRLRAEELEAGPALRDGRIDLEVGSIDHVDPETRVEELVTLRMVAAVRPGHPLTEGPVTPARLAAAQHVAVSRRGRFTGPLDAALAERNLRRRVGVVLPSHLAAMTLAARSDIVCLVPAALPGAAPSPLTADAVALGLQLLDIPLAMPPVSVGMAWHPRHAADRAHHWLRGAIRRTLSTPGSPTT from the coding sequence ATGCTGGTGAACAGCCCGGATCTCGCCCTCGACGCCAATCTCGCCATCGCATTGGACGCCCTGCTGGCCGAGAACAGCGTCACTCGGGCCGCCGCCCGCCTGCACACCTCGCCGGCCGCCATGAGCCGCACACTCGCCCGTCTGCGCCGCACCCTGCAGGATCCGCTGCTGGTCCGAGCCGGGCAGGCCATGGTCCCCACCCCGCGTGCCCTGGCCCTGCGCGAGGAGGCCGCGGCCGTGGTGCAGCGTCTCGGGGCCCTGCTCAGCCCCGATACCGGCATCGAACTCGCCGCCCTGCGCACCACCTTCACCCTCCAGGCCGCCGACCTGGTCGGCGCGGCACTGGTCCCCGGACTGTTGCGGCTGGCCGAACAGGAGGCGCCGGGGGTCTCGTTCCGGCTCCGGGCCGAGGAGTTGGAGGCGGGCCCCGCGCTGCGTGACGGTCGGATCGACCTGGAGGTCGGGTCCATCGACCATGTGGACCCCGAAACGAGGGTCGAGGAGTTGGTCACCCTCCGCATGGTGGCGGCCGTCAGGCCCGGTCATCCGCTGACCGAAGGCCCCGTGACCCCGGCCCGGCTCGCCGCCGCCCAACACGTCGCGGTCAGTCGCCGCGGCCGATTCACCGGCCCCCTCGACGCCGCCCTGGCCGAGCGGAACCTTCGTAGGCGGGTCGGCGTCGTCCTCCCCAGTCACCTGGCCGCCATGACCCTCGCGGCTCGCAGCGACATCGTCTGCCTGGTACCTGCCGCGCTCCCCGGCGCGGCACCCTCACCCCTCACCGCCGACGCGGTAGCCCTCGGACTGCAACTCCTGGACATCCCCCTGGCCATGCCGCCCGTGAGCGTCGGCATGGCCTGGCACCCCCGCCATGCGGCCGACAGGGCCCACCACTGGCTCCGCGGCGCCATCCGACGAACCCTCAGCACACCCGGGAGCCCCACCACGTGA
- a CDS encoding lamin tail domain-containing protein, with the protein MSASLNTRRVVATLVASVAALASAALPAAADGHGRDHGSTGKHSTITIGKVQYDSPGRNDRSNRSLNGEWVEVKNTGRRAVELRGYTLTDKQGNRYRFRGLLLDGHSTVKVHTGKGRNTLRDVYQDRTNYVWDQRDSATLRNEHGRILDSKNWGPGKGRGSRQGGR; encoded by the coding sequence ATGTCCGCTTCTCTCAACACCCGCCGTGTCGTCGCCACCCTCGTGGCCTCCGTCGCCGCTCTCGCCTCCGCCGCGCTGCCGGCCGCAGCCGACGGCCACGGCCGGGACCACGGCTCGACCGGCAAGCACTCCACCATCACCATCGGCAAGGTGCAGTACGACAGCCCCGGCCGTAACGACCGCAGCAACCGCAGCCTGAACGGCGAGTGGGTCGAGGTGAAGAACACCGGCAGGAGGGCCGTCGAACTGCGTGGCTACACGCTGACCGACAAGCAGGGCAACCGCTACCGCTTCCGCGGCCTGCTCCTCGATGGTCACTCCACCGTCAAGGTGCACACCGGCAAGGGCAGGAACACCCTCCGCGACGTCTACCAGGACCGGACCAACTACGTCTGGGACCAGCGCGACTCCGCCACCCTGCGCAATGAGCACGGCCGCATCCTGGACAGCAAGAACTGGGGCCCCGGCAAGGGTCGTGGCAGCCGCCAGGGCGGGCGCTAG
- a CDS encoding TetR/AcrR family transcriptional regulator, whose product MAATPTYHHGDLRRAVISAALQVIRDDGVAAISLRDLARRAQVSHAAPAHHFRDKAGLLTAIATEGFDLLADSLTSVPTDTARKLREMGARYVEFAVGHPAHFEVMFRPQLLHGEDPELAAAKERASRALRSGIEELPAEKRPDAGRAGLAAWSLAHGFAALQLSGSLPTLDDDPSETFRTLFANHPATELD is encoded by the coding sequence ATGGCCGCGACACCCACTTACCACCACGGAGATCTGCGCCGGGCCGTCATCTCCGCCGCGCTCCAGGTCATTCGCGACGACGGCGTCGCGGCGATCAGCCTTCGCGACCTCGCCCGTCGCGCCCAGGTCTCCCACGCCGCGCCCGCCCACCACTTCAGGGACAAGGCCGGGCTGCTGACCGCCATCGCCACGGAGGGTTTCGATCTACTGGCCGACAGCCTGACCTCGGTGCCGACCGACACCGCGCGCAAGCTGCGCGAAATGGGGGCGAGGTACGTCGAGTTCGCCGTCGGGCACCCCGCCCACTTCGAGGTGATGTTCCGTCCGCAACTGCTGCACGGCGAGGACCCGGAACTGGCCGCCGCCAAGGAACGCGCCTCCCGCGCGCTGCGCTCCGGGATCGAGGAACTGCCCGCCGAGAAGCGCCCCGACGCGGGGCGCGCCGGCCTGGCGGCCTGGTCACTCGCTCACGGCTTCGCCGCCCTCCAGCTCAGCGGCAGCCTCCCGACCCTGGACGACGACCCCTCCGAGACCTTCCGCACGCTCTTCGCCAACCACCCCGCCACGGAACTTGACTGA
- a CDS encoding vWA domain-containing protein, with the protein MSANKIQHKVNHVALVVDCSGSMHQHQGQLIRVVDEFVAGLKAESDKLGHETRISLYSFDHKVENLVWDMDVKHLPSMRGLYKVKNGATALIEASLKSLDDLGHIWEEYGEHSFLQIVVTDGEENASGGDRRHDGDMAVLGPWLDKIAVRMDALPGHWTSAILVPNSLAKRTAQNYGFPAGNIAIWDADSHEGVEEAIGTVRAAATSFLRGREKGVRGTKNLFAVGQDISVDDVRAKLEPVPADKYRLLKVDTEVEIRSFVDSHPGVTYERGACYYQLGTRVQVQPDKEVIVVERDTDRAYTGDAARSLLFGTGVQGTVSVKAGHNPKLEVYVQSRSVNRKLKPKTRLLIML; encoded by the coding sequence ATGTCCGCCAACAAGATCCAACACAAGGTGAATCACGTCGCGCTGGTAGTGGACTGCTCGGGTTCCATGCATCAGCATCAGGGTCAACTCATCCGTGTCGTGGACGAGTTCGTGGCGGGCTTGAAAGCCGAGTCGGACAAGCTCGGCCATGAGACCCGCATCAGTCTCTACTCCTTCGACCACAAGGTGGAGAACCTGGTCTGGGACATGGATGTGAAGCATCTGCCTTCCATGCGGGGTCTGTACAAGGTCAAGAATGGCGCCACGGCCCTCATCGAAGCCTCCCTGAAGTCACTGGACGACCTGGGCCACATCTGGGAGGAGTACGGCGAGCACAGCTTCCTCCAGATCGTGGTGACGGACGGCGAGGAGAACGCCTCCGGCGGCGACCGACGGCACGACGGCGACATGGCCGTCCTCGGCCCCTGGCTCGACAAGATCGCGGTGCGGATGGACGCGCTTCCGGGCCACTGGACATCCGCGATCCTCGTTCCGAACTCCCTGGCCAAGCGAACCGCTCAGAACTACGGCTTCCCTGCCGGGAACATAGCCATCTGGGATGCGGACTCCCACGAGGGCGTCGAGGAGGCGATCGGCACCGTGCGCGCTGCCGCCACCAGCTTCCTCCGTGGCCGCGAGAAGGGCGTGCGGGGTACGAAGAACCTGTTCGCGGTCGGCCAGGACATATCGGTCGACGACGTGAGGGCGAAACTCGAACCGGTGCCGGCCGACAAGTACCGGCTGCTGAAGGTCGACACGGAGGTCGAGATTCGTTCCTTCGTCGACTCGCATCCGGGCGTGACGTACGAACGCGGCGCCTGCTACTACCAGTTGGGCACCCGGGTGCAGGTTCAACCCGACAAGGAGGTCATCGTGGTCGAGAGGGACACCGACCGCGCGTACACGGGCGATGCGGCACGCAGCCTCCTGTTCGGCACGGGCGTCCAGGGGACCGTCTCCGTGAAGGCGGGGCACAATCCCAAGTTGGAGGTGTACGTGCAGAGTCGGTCGGTGAACAGGAAGCTCAAGCCCAAGACGCGTCTGCTCATCATGCTCTGA
- a CDS encoding MarR family winged helix-turn-helix transcriptional regulator, which produces MTSFARRARAAAARMHPELSLVSFTLLSHLEERRGCRAADLAAHYALDKSTVSRQVAALERAGLVERRADAEDHRVQVLELTSEGAAVLAQVTRNRREMFRARLVDWPREDLDRFAAYLLRYNEITPGGAGGGCVG; this is translated from the coding sequence ATGACGTCCTTCGCCCGGCGCGCGCGGGCGGCGGCCGCGCGGATGCATCCGGAACTTTCCCTGGTGTCCTTCACGCTGCTCAGCCATCTGGAGGAGCGCCGGGGCTGCCGGGCCGCGGACCTCGCCGCCCACTACGCGCTGGACAAGTCGACGGTCAGCCGCCAGGTCGCGGCGCTGGAGCGAGCGGGGCTGGTCGAGCGCCGCGCCGACGCCGAGGACCACCGCGTACAGGTGCTGGAGCTCACCTCCGAGGGGGCCGCGGTCCTGGCCCAGGTGACACGCAACCGCCGCGAGATGTTCCGCGCGCGGCTCGTGGACTGGCCGCGCGAGGACCTGGACCGCTTCGCCGCGTACCTGCTGCGCTACAACGAGATCACCCCGGGCGGCGCCGGGGGAGGGTGCGTGGGGTGA